In the Marinomonas algicola genome, one interval contains:
- the cysK gene encoding cysteine synthase A yields the protein MSHNIFDDNSLTIGNTPLVKLNRIGNGNIWAKLESRNPAFSVKCRIGANMVWDAEKKGLLTKGKSLVEPTSGNTGIALCFVAAARGYPITITMPASMSLERRQVMKALGATIVLTEPAKGMKGAIEKAKEIAEDPDFVLLQQFENPANPEIHEKTTGPEIWKDTNGEIDIFVSGVGTGGTITGVSRYIKNTQKKAILSVAVEPTASPVITQTMNNEEVKPSPHKIQGIGAGFIPKNLDLTMVDRVEQVSNEDAIDMAKRLMREEGILCGISCGAAVVAAEKLSQQAEFSDKKIVVVLPDSGERYLSTALFEGEFTENETVQ from the coding sequence ATGTCTCACAACATTTTTGACGATAACTCCCTAACCATCGGTAATACTCCTCTTGTTAAATTAAACCGCATTGGCAATGGCAATATCTGGGCCAAACTTGAATCCAGGAACCCCGCCTTCTCAGTAAAATGTCGAATTGGCGCCAATATGGTTTGGGATGCTGAAAAGAAAGGCCTCTTGACAAAAGGCAAATCCTTGGTGGAACCAACAAGTGGTAATACAGGTATTGCACTTTGCTTTGTCGCAGCCGCTCGTGGTTATCCAATCACAATCACAATGCCTGCTAGCATGAGCTTGGAAAGACGCCAAGTGATGAAAGCACTCGGTGCGACGATTGTCTTAACGGAACCAGCGAAAGGCATGAAGGGAGCCATAGAAAAAGCCAAGGAAATAGCAGAAGACCCTGATTTTGTTTTGTTACAGCAATTTGAAAATCCAGCAAACCCTGAAATCCATGAAAAAACAACAGGGCCTGAGATTTGGAAAGACACGAATGGCGAAATTGATATCTTTGTTTCTGGTGTGGGAACAGGTGGAACCATTACAGGTGTTAGTCGCTACATTAAAAACACACAGAAAAAAGCCATTTTAAGTGTGGCTGTAGAACCAACAGCGTCTCCTGTCATCACGCAAACAATGAATAATGAAGAAGTAAAGCCGTCTCCACATAAAATCCAAGGGATTGGCGCAGGATTTATTCCTAAGAATCTTGATTTAACAATGGTTGATCGTGTCGAACAGGTCTCCAATGAAGACGCCATTGATATGGCCAAACGATTAATGCGTGAAGAAGGTATTTTATGCGGTATTTCGTGTGGTGCGGCCGTCGTAGCCGCAGAAAAACTGTCACAACAAGCCGAATTTTCAGATAAAAAAATTGTTGTTGTGCTGCCTGACTCTGGTGAAAGATATTTATCTACGGCTCTTTTTGAAGGCGAATTCACTGAAAACGAAACCGTTCAATAA
- a CDS encoding class II glutamine amidotransferase — MCELLGMSANVPTDICFSFAGLMARGGRTGPHKDGWGVAMYRHGQVWSIHDPRPSADSDMADVISKTSLKCEVVISHIRQANVGEVCLPNTHPFSRQLWGKTWSYAHNGQLEKSETLSLTQFIPVGTTDSERSFCWLLESLSNEFGDVMPEGEVLSEALCRLAHHLKSMGVFNMMLSEGEFLFCYCSTKLHWITRRAPFKKATLSDEDITINFSEVTTDKDVVTVIATQPLTTNETWQQMQEGEFIAFRSGEVLYNSRNVL; from the coding sequence ATGTGTGAGCTATTGGGGATGAGTGCAAATGTTCCAACAGATATTTGCTTTAGTTTTGCCGGGTTAATGGCGAGAGGTGGGCGTACAGGACCTCATAAAGATGGTTGGGGCGTTGCGATGTATCGCCATGGACAAGTGTGGTCTATCCACGATCCAAGACCAAGCGCTGACTCTGATATGGCCGATGTTATTAGTAAGACGTCTCTTAAGTGTGAGGTGGTTATTAGCCATATTCGCCAAGCTAACGTTGGGGAAGTGTGTTTGCCAAATACCCATCCTTTTTCAAGGCAATTATGGGGAAAGACGTGGAGTTATGCTCATAATGGTCAGCTCGAAAAATCTGAGACTTTATCTTTAACGCAATTTATCCCTGTTGGTACTACGGACTCTGAGCGTTCGTTTTGTTGGCTTTTGGAAAGTTTGTCTAATGAATTTGGTGATGTTATGCCTGAAGGTGAGGTTTTGTCTGAAGCCTTGTGTCGTTTGGCTCACCATCTAAAATCGATGGGTGTCTTCAATATGATGTTATCCGAGGGGGAGTTTCTGTTTTGTTATTGCAGTACAAAATTGCATTGGATCACTCGTCGCGCGCCCTTTAAAAAAGCCACACTTTCTGATGAGGATATTACGATTAATTTTTCGGAAGTGACTACAGATAAAGACGTTGTTACAGTGATTGCGACACAGCCTTTGACAACAAATGAAACCTGGCAGCAAATGCAAGAAGGTGAGTTTATTGCATTTCGTTCTGGCGAAGTTCTCTATAATTCCCGAAATGTGCTCTAA
- a CDS encoding vWA domain-containing protein, producing the protein MTSDIVEWIFVYIKLILKPFILFVVFFSSFSLYAATQFRVIVDASGSMVISDPDKLTAESLRLIADLAPERETTLGIWLFGEEPRVLLADEPITSEHRERLASYVDSYVTSDVKTDLEAILSMLLREAPVEGSVDQHWILVTDGMVDISLDEKINEASRQRIKGDLLEELVERGVHLHTVSMTGYTDKALLEVLSSQTNASHTEVALPEDLLPTFNKIFSLSSDSDQIPFEGNTFFVDESIDEFTLLVFHSPEKQPLLLDAKNTPVTFNATDKARRVKGKHYSLITVVEPMVGTWRVNNINTKQSTIRVITDLQTKSSQVPTVLFQNEPFFSSLGLYQEDELIQDDAFLRLVTVNKTLNKNNGEVNELVHQESQVPLTDFQYKSQHDGLANVGNYELDSFVDGGSFVRKLVQYFSVVSPVLFEIKSGVAGVMTYSIKPTNLRLNVLRSRLMLEVTSSDGLISEEELPVIGQGYWQRVDFDSDKLFSVRVRLEAITQTGVSFTYWSNYWDIDKTGVVPLIVERLEESKGQISGAQFETDSREVMSVFSPPELVVSEAVEVDDVDEVSEPDVVEINIEEPTVEGAEISESDDLVTGRDLVFYIGINLVVIVVIGLGYFLYRSRKKSKLGASNEKN; encoded by the coding sequence ATGACATCTGACATAGTGGAGTGGATCTTTGTGTACATCAAATTAATTCTGAAGCCGTTCATCCTGTTTGTTGTCTTTTTTAGCAGTTTCTCTTTGTATGCGGCCACTCAGTTTAGAGTCATTGTTGATGCTTCTGGCAGTATGGTCATTAGTGATCCTGACAAATTAACGGCTGAATCGTTGCGTCTTATAGCTGATCTGGCCCCAGAAAGAGAAACGACGCTGGGTATTTGGTTATTTGGTGAAGAGCCCAGAGTTTTGCTGGCTGATGAACCTATCACATCGGAACATAGGGAAAGGCTGGCGTCTTATGTTGATTCCTATGTGACTTCTGATGTTAAAACTGACTTAGAGGCCATTCTTAGTATGCTGCTAAGGGAGGCGCCTGTAGAGGGTTCCGTTGACCAGCATTGGATCCTAGTAACGGATGGCATGGTTGATATTAGTCTTGATGAGAAGATTAATGAGGCATCTAGACAGCGTATAAAAGGTGATTTACTGGAAGAGTTGGTTGAAAGAGGCGTTCACCTGCACACGGTTTCTATGACTGGATACACAGATAAAGCGTTACTTGAAGTTTTATCTAGTCAAACGAATGCTAGCCATACAGAGGTTGCTCTCCCTGAAGATTTATTGCCAACGTTTAACAAGATTTTTTCGTTAAGCTCAGATTCAGATCAAATTCCATTTGAAGGCAATACGTTTTTTGTCGATGAGAGTATTGATGAGTTCACGTTATTGGTTTTCCATTCTCCAGAAAAGCAGCCTCTTTTATTAGACGCAAAAAACACTCCAGTAACCTTTAATGCTACAGATAAAGCTCGCCGTGTAAAAGGTAAGCATTATTCTCTTATTACCGTTGTTGAGCCAATGGTCGGGACTTGGCGGGTAAATAATATCAATACCAAGCAAAGCACTATTCGTGTTATTACCGATTTACAAACAAAATCCAGTCAAGTCCCTACTGTGCTTTTTCAAAACGAACCTTTTTTCTCAAGTTTGGGCTTATATCAAGAGGATGAGCTGATACAGGATGATGCTTTTTTAAGGTTAGTAACCGTTAATAAAACATTGAATAAAAATAATGGTGAAGTGAATGAGTTGGTCCATCAAGAGTCGCAGGTGCCTTTAACAGACTTCCAGTATAAAAGTCAGCATGATGGTCTAGCTAATGTGGGGAATTATGAGTTAGATAGTTTTGTTGATGGTGGTAGTTTTGTTCGTAAACTTGTTCAATATTTTTCAGTGGTTAGCCCCGTTCTATTTGAAATTAAATCTGGTGTCGCTGGGGTTATGACTTACTCCATTAAACCAACGAATTTACGTCTTAATGTTCTACGTAGTAGGCTAATGTTAGAGGTTACTTCTTCTGATGGGCTTATCAGTGAGGAAGAATTGCCTGTTATCGGTCAAGGTTACTGGCAAAGAGTGGATTTTGATTCTGATAAGCTCTTTTCGGTAAGAGTCAGGTTAGAGGCGATCACACAAACAGGTGTTAGCTTTACCTATTGGTCTAATTATTGGGATATTGATAAGACGGGAGTGGTTCCGTTAATTGTTGAGAGGCTAGAGGAGTCCAAAGGTCAAATATCCGGAGCTCAATTCGAAACGGACAGTCGTGAAGTTATGTCTGTTTTCTCACCGCCAGAGCTCGTGGTGAGTGAGGCCGTCGAAGTTGACGACGTAGATGAGGTAAGTGAGCCTGACGTTGTTGAGATTAACATTGAAGAGCCAACTGTTGAGGGTGCTGAGATAAGCGAAAGCGACGACTTGGTGACAGGTCGTGATTTGGTATTTTATATTGGCATTAATCTCGTGGTGATTGTTGTTATTGGATTGGGGTACTTTTTGTACCGTAGCAGGAAGAAGAGCAAGCTTGGTGCCTCAAATGAAAAAAATTAG
- a CDS encoding YcgN family cysteine cluster protein → MIAKRYEPFWVTTKLEDMSSDEWESICDGCGKCCLQKIEDIDTQEIFFTTLSCAQLNTSTCQCRVYETRQKVVPNCITLTPASIDEFKWLPDTCSYRVLQSTGALPNWHPLIVGSQKEMISQGLTVTKYAENEQTVNEDDWDLHVIRWVHGLPESYRVD, encoded by the coding sequence ATGATAGCGAAGCGTTATGAACCTTTTTGGGTGACAACGAAACTTGAAGACATGTCGAGCGATGAGTGGGAATCGATTTGTGATGGTTGCGGCAAGTGTTGTTTGCAAAAAATTGAAGATATCGATACACAGGAGATTTTTTTCACCACACTTTCTTGCGCTCAATTAAATACAAGCACATGTCAGTGTCGGGTTTATGAAACACGTCAAAAGGTCGTACCTAATTGTATTACCTTAACGCCAGCCAGTATTGATGAATTTAAGTGGTTACCGGATACCTGTAGTTATCGAGTTTTGCAGTCCACGGGAGCGCTTCCTAATTGGCACCCTTTGATAGTAGGGAGTCAAAAAGAGATGATCAGTCAGGGGTTGACTGTTACTAAGTACGCCGAAAATGAGCAAACAGTTAATGAAGATGATTGGGATTTACATGTTATTAGGTGGGTGCATGGGTTACCTGAATCGTATCGTGTTGATTAG
- a CDS encoding YcgL domain-containing protein: MEHLIIEIFRSSRNDDMYLYVKKAEGLKAVPDALMERFGSGLSVMTMLLKEGQKLARADSAKVIESLKTQGFYLQMPAAKDEYFLNLYKTPTDAVY, encoded by the coding sequence ATGGAACATTTGATTATTGAAATTTTTCGCTCGTCCCGTAATGATGACATGTATTTGTATGTCAAAAAAGCAGAGGGGTTAAAGGCTGTTCCAGATGCGCTTATGGAGCGCTTTGGGTCAGGCTTAAGCGTTATGACTATGTTACTTAAAGAGGGGCAAAAGTTGGCTAGAGCAGACTCCGCAAAAGTAATTGAATCCCTTAAAACTCAAGGGTTTTATTTGCAGATGCCGGCGGCTAAAGATGAGTATTTTTTGAACCTCTATAAGACTCCAACGGATGCGGTGTATTAA
- the rnd gene encoding ribonuclease D produces MESSIENVDIVWVDDNSHLQEWCDYWANLPVIAVDTEFIRRTTYFPITGLIQVSEGKKAVLIDPLAITDWSAFSALMENKIVMKVFHACSEDLDVFEQLIGVLPTPFFDTQIGEAYASAQWSLSYVKLVHAYSGIEVAKDETRSDWIKRPLTDAQKRYAALDVVYLAQVYPKQIAILEKKKMLDWVLEDCEALKQQYRINSDPEKNWDGIKSAWRLSRRGLTFLRLMFIWRDAQARKEDVPKGQVLKDRTLWSLAKLLPEQNHTLTGAEEITYKQQRLYGDVILQNVAVVKQLADDELVDSLAAPLPSSAGDLSKAVRAFVKTKAAEIEVAPEAVLKRKLLEPILCHLYDGTPLEEASISMAGWRKDVVIQPIIEKFGKR; encoded by the coding sequence ATGGAATCCTCAATAGAAAACGTAGACATAGTTTGGGTTGACGATAATTCGCATTTACAAGAGTGGTGTGACTATTGGGCTAACTTACCTGTCATAGCGGTTGATACCGAATTTATTAGACGTACAACGTATTTCCCTATTACTGGTTTAATTCAGGTAAGTGAAGGGAAAAAGGCCGTATTAATTGATCCCTTAGCCATTACAGATTGGTCTGCTTTTTCGGCATTAATGGAAAATAAGATCGTAATGAAAGTGTTTCATGCTTGCTCTGAAGATTTAGATGTTTTTGAGCAGTTAATAGGTGTTTTACCGACGCCTTTCTTCGACACTCAAATTGGTGAAGCCTATGCCAGTGCTCAGTGGTCTTTAAGTTATGTTAAGCTTGTTCACGCGTATTCTGGTATAGAAGTTGCCAAAGACGAAACGCGCTCAGATTGGATAAAACGACCGCTTACGGATGCACAAAAACGGTACGCCGCTTTAGATGTTGTCTATTTGGCTCAGGTTTATCCGAAACAGATAGCGATTTTAGAAAAAAAGAAAATGCTTGATTGGGTTTTAGAGGATTGTGAAGCCTTAAAGCAGCAGTATAGAATTAATTCTGATCCAGAAAAGAATTGGGATGGTATTAAGTCGGCTTGGCGTCTTTCTAGGAGAGGGCTTACCTTTTTACGATTGATGTTTATTTGGCGAGATGCGCAGGCCAGAAAAGAAGATGTGCCGAAAGGACAAGTCCTCAAAGATCGTACTTTATGGAGCTTGGCTAAGTTACTGCCTGAGCAAAATCATACGTTGACTGGCGCTGAGGAAATTACCTATAAACAGCAGCGTCTGTATGGGGATGTGATTTTACAAAACGTCGCGGTTGTTAAGCAGCTTGCTGATGATGAGTTGGTTGATTCGTTAGCCGCGCCTTTACCTTCTAGTGCTGGGGATTTATCGAAAGCCGTTAGAGCGTTTGTTAAAACCAAGGCGGCTGAGATTGAAGTAGCACCAGAAGCCGTGTTAAAACGTAAATTATTAGAGCCTATTCTGTGTCATCTATATGATGGGACTCCTTTAGAAGAGGCGTCTATTTCAATGGCTGGATGGCGTAAAGATGTGGTTATTCAACCTATTATTGAGAAATTTGGAAAGCGTTAA
- the recR gene encoding recombination mediator RecR, translating to MFSPLIDELIESLRCLPGVGPKSAQKMALYLLEREHKGADRLAGALRSALDKVGRCSSCRTLTEEPECKLCRDDRRNNGVMCIVETPADVIAIESSGCFSGRYFVLMGHLSPIDGIGPDELGLDKLKNIVEYNNVTEVIIATNSTVEGEATSYFIAELLKDLGIDVSRIAHGVPMGGELEYVDGNTLALALDGRKKL from the coding sequence GTGTTCAGTCCGCTCATTGATGAATTAATAGAGTCTTTACGTTGTTTGCCTGGTGTTGGTCCAAAGTCGGCGCAAAAAATGGCATTGTATCTCCTTGAGCGTGAGCACAAAGGCGCTGACCGTTTGGCTGGCGCTCTTCGCTCTGCTTTAGATAAAGTTGGACGTTGTTCTTCATGCCGTACTTTGACGGAAGAACCGGAGTGTAAACTTTGTCGAGATGACAGACGTAATAACGGTGTCATGTGCATTGTGGAGACTCCTGCAGATGTCATTGCCATCGAATCATCCGGCTGTTTTTCTGGTCGTTATTTTGTGTTGATGGGGCATTTATCGCCTATTGATGGCATTGGTCCAGATGAATTAGGGCTAGATAAGTTAAAAAATATCGTTGAGTATAATAACGTTACCGAAGTTATTATCGCGACTAACTCAACGGTTGAGGGGGAGGCGACCAGTTACTTTATCGCCGAGCTATTGAAAGACTTAGGGATAGATGTAAGTCGAATTGCTCATGGTGTGCCCATGGGTGGTGAATTGGAATATGTCGATGGTAATACATTGGCTTTAGCATTAGATGGGCGGAAGAAGTTGTAG
- a CDS encoding YbaB/EbfC family nucleoid-associated protein — MFKGGMGNMMRQAQKMQENVAKVQEEIANMEVEGQSGAGLVKITMTGRHDVKRVHIDQSLFEDDKEMLEDLIAAAVNDAVRNIESTQKEKMDQATAGMQLPPGFKMPF, encoded by the coding sequence ATGTTTAAAGGTGGTATGGGCAACATGATGCGCCAAGCGCAGAAAATGCAAGAAAATGTAGCGAAGGTTCAAGAAGAAATAGCTAACATGGAGGTTGAGGGGCAGTCAGGCGCTGGTTTGGTGAAAATTACCATGACAGGGCGTCATGATGTTAAGCGTGTGCACATCGATCAAAGTCTTTTTGAAGACGATAAAGAAATGTTAGAAGATCTAATTGCCGCCGCCGTAAATGATGCGGTACGTAACATTGAATCTACTCAGAAAGAAAAAATGGATCAAGCTACGGCGGGTATGCAATTGCCACCTGGTTTTAAAATGCCGTTTTAG